From one Sphingobacteriales bacterium genomic stretch:
- a CDS encoding response regulator transcription factor has product MNTTIKKKVLLVEDDPNLGMLLQEYLKHKNFEVELKRDGVEGLFAYRKNSYDIILLDVMMPKKDGFSVAEEIRRDDKDIPIIFLTAKSLKEDKIKGLTLGADDYITKPFSMEILELKMNAILRRTEKHEVQTAQDEYFAGDCKLDYKNHKLFVKGNEVKLTTKENELLRLFFEKKNQILERELALKHVWQDDSYFTARSMDVFISKIRKYLKDDERLQILNIHGQGYKLVENHLV; this is encoded by the coding sequence ATGAATACAACCATTAAAAAGAAAGTTTTACTTGTAGAAGATGACCCGAACTTAGGCATGTTGCTGCAGGAATACTTAAAACATAAAAACTTTGAGGTAGAATTGAAACGAGATGGTGTGGAAGGTTTATTTGCTTATCGGAAAAATTCATACGACATTATACTGCTCGATGTTATGATGCCTAAGAAGGATGGATTTTCCGTGGCGGAAGAAATCAGGCGAGATGACAAAGATATTCCTATCATTTTCCTGACGGCTAAATCTTTGAAGGAAGATAAGATTAAGGGGCTCACACTTGGAGCGGATGATTATATCACGAAACCTTTCAGTATGGAAATCCTGGAGTTGAAGATGAACGCGATTCTGCGCAGGACAGAAAAACATGAAGTTCAGACGGCTCAGGACGAATACTTTGCAGGGGATTGCAAATTGGATTACAAGAACCATAAGTTGTTTGTGAAAGGCAATGAGGTCAAACTGACGACCAAGGAGAATGAGTTATTACGCCTGTTCTTTGAAAAGAAAAATCAGATACTGGAACGAGAACTGGCGCTGAAACATGTATGGCAGGATGACAGCTATTTCACAGCCCGCAGTATGGATGTCTTTATTTCTAAAATCAGAAAATATTTGAAAGATGATGAGCGCCTGCAAATCCTGAATATACACGGTCAGGGTTATAAGCTGGTCGAGAATCATTTGGTTTAA
- a CDS encoding HAMP domain-containing histidine kinase, with protein MNKNLLLFIAILLFLGLFGIGVVQLFWLKGAIKSREQEFDKAVYDAMIDMSAKIEDLAYQPIVNKMIQSRKIHLDENGGIIIEMSSDEDENTEFDTPKRLSPPLTNGEYEHSHTNPLLPSPESNAAADLSLEIDNLQEFMMQQMTSLQPVTELLDTSRLKQIIDEALRAHGIKTRAHYGITEYAPNNFVLLSKNAPLLELYKTPYSIDLFRRSMINECKTLKLMLPDRKKYLYASMSPMILSSSFFFLMVVGSFILLFQIIFKQKKLSDMKTDFINNMTHELKTPIATISIASEMLKDNSISSSEDNRAKYAGIIFDENKRLYNHVEQVLQLARLEKGELQLNLEDRDIHAIITATAARFNLILEDLEGRIELNLKAEQPITKIDEMHFTSVINNLIDNAIKYNDKKPLIKINTFNYTSGIQIEVIDNGVGLSREDQQKVFDKFYRVSRGNVHDTKGFGLGLSYVKSIVEKHQGKIKVESRFKEGSKFIIQLPFDIKS; from the coding sequence GTGAATAAAAATCTGCTGCTTTTCATTGCCATCCTTTTATTCCTAGGGTTATTCGGAATCGGAGTGGTACAACTATTTTGGCTGAAGGGAGCTATAAAATCGCGTGAACAGGAATTTGACAAAGCGGTTTACGATGCGATGATTGATATGTCCGCCAAAATTGAGGATTTGGCCTATCAGCCAATTGTAAATAAAATGATTCAGTCCAGAAAGATTCACCTGGATGAAAATGGCGGAATTATCATCGAAATGTCAAGTGATGAGGATGAGAATACTGAATTTGATACTCCTAAACGTCTGAGTCCGCCACTGACGAATGGTGAATATGAGCATAGCCACACCAATCCGCTGCTTCCGTCACCGGAAAGCAATGCCGCCGCTGATTTGTCATTGGAAATAGACAATCTGCAGGAGTTTATGATGCAGCAAATGACGAGCCTGCAGCCCGTAACTGAATTACTTGATACCTCCAGGTTGAAACAGATAATAGACGAAGCACTGAGGGCACATGGTATAAAAACGAGAGCACATTACGGTATTACAGAATATGCACCCAATAATTTTGTGTTGCTTTCTAAAAACGCTCCTTTACTGGAACTATACAAGACCCCTTATTCCATTGACTTGTTCAGAAGAAGTATGATCAATGAATGTAAGACATTGAAACTGATGCTGCCGGACAGAAAGAAATATTTATATGCATCCATGTCGCCGATGATTTTGTCTTCTTCCTTTTTCTTTTTAATGGTAGTGGGTTCCTTTATACTGCTGTTCCAGATAATTTTCAAGCAAAAGAAATTGTCGGATATGAAGACAGATTTTATCAACAATATGACCCATGAACTGAAGACGCCGATAGCCACCATTTCCATCGCCAGCGAAATGCTGAAAGATAATTCCATCTCTTCTTCGGAGGACAACCGGGCAAAATATGCGGGAATCATCTTTGATGAGAATAAGCGTTTGTACAATCATGTTGAACAGGTATTACAACTGGCCCGATTGGAAAAAGGGGAGCTGCAGCTGAACCTCGAAGACAGGGATATTCACGCTATTATTACCGCCACTGCTGCAAGATTCAATCTTATTCTGGAAGATTTGGAGGGCAGGATTGAACTGAACCTAAAGGCGGAACAGCCCATCACCAAAATTGACGAAATGCACTTTACAAGTGTCATTAACAACCTGATTGACAATGCTATAAAGTACAATGATAAAAAGCCGTTAATAAAAATTAACACTTTTAACTATACGTCAGGCATACAAATTGAAGTTATAGATAATGGGGTCGGACTTTCCAGAGAGGATCAGCAGAAGGTGTTTGATAAATTCTACCGTGTTTCCAGAGGAAATGTCCACGATACCAAGGGGTTTGGGCTGGGGTTGAGTTATGTGAAGTCGATTGTTGAAAAACACCAGGGAAAAATAAAAGTAGAAAGCAGGTTTAAGGAAGGATCAAAATTCATTATTCAGTTACCATTTGACATAAAATCGTAA
- a CDS encoding DUF962 domain-containing protein — MERKYQTLKDFYPYYLTEHSDPTCRMFHYIGTTGLFVIIIAAVLTHKWWMFFLLPVFGYGFAWMGHFIFEKNKPATFQYPLFSLASDFIMYFHFWTGQIDKKLAEAKTIIQG, encoded by the coding sequence ATGGAAAGAAAATATCAGACACTTAAAGATTTTTATCCCTACTATCTGACGGAACACAGCGATCCGACCTGCCGTATGTTTCACTACATCGGTACAACAGGTTTGTTTGTTATCATCATTGCCGCAGTCCTGACACATAAATGGTGGATGTTTTTTCTGCTGCCTGTTTTCGGATATGGTTTCGCATGGATGGGACATTTTATATTTGAGAAAAATAAACCAGCCACCTTCCAGTATCCGTTGTTCAGCCTTGCGTCAGATTTTATTATGTACTTCCATTTCTGGACCGGACAGATAGATAAAAAGCTCGCTGAAGCTAAAACTATCATACAAGGATAG
- a CDS encoding DMT family transporter has product MQLRSKAYAQMHAATFLWGITAILGKLISIREFPLVWYRMFFISIVLFFIPGLISKLKALSNKEIRILSGIGVMIALHWVAWYGSIKFANASVAVSCIALVSLFVALLEPLINRTPFIKSNIILGLVVIPGILLINESLDLNFKFGFFLGILAALFAAVFTILNKRFTQALDPNLITFTQMLSGWIFLTLCLPLYILENPGSFHLPGWNDFILLLILSIFCTIIPYNLFLRALKASNAFTTSLINNLEPVYGILLAVIFLQENKQLNPKFYFGTGIILSAVFIHAFLSNPKKTTII; this is encoded by the coding sequence ATGCAATTACGCAGCAAAGCATATGCTCAAATGCATGCCGCCACCTTTTTGTGGGGGATTACGGCTATACTCGGGAAGTTGATTAGCATCCGCGAATTTCCCCTAGTGTGGTACCGTATGTTTTTCATCAGCATCGTATTGTTTTTCATTCCAGGTTTAATATCCAAACTTAAAGCATTATCGAATAAGGAGATCCGTATTCTTTCAGGGATTGGCGTCATGATTGCGCTGCATTGGGTGGCATGGTATGGTTCTATTAAGTTTGCAAACGCCTCGGTAGCCGTAAGCTGTATCGCGCTTGTATCCTTATTCGTGGCATTACTGGAACCCCTGATTAATCGCACCCCGTTTATTAAATCCAATATTATCCTGGGGTTAGTCGTTATTCCGGGAATTCTGTTAATCAACGAATCACTGGACTTGAATTTTAAATTCGGATTTTTTCTGGGCATACTGGCAGCGTTGTTTGCGGCTGTTTTTACGATTCTGAATAAGCGGTTTACGCAGGCATTGGACCCCAACCTCATTACCTTTACACAGATGCTGAGCGGTTGGATATTCCTGACCCTGTGCCTGCCTTTGTATATCCTGGAAAACCCGGGTAGTTTTCATTTACCCGGTTGGAATGATTTTATACTGCTGCTTATATTATCTATCTTTTGCACCATTATTCCTTACAATCTTTTTTTAAGGGCGCTGAAAGCAAGCAATGCATTCACCACTTCCCTGATTAATAATCTGGAGCCGGTATATGGCATTCTGCTGGCGGTGATCTTCCTTCAGGAGAACAAACAGTTAAATCCTAAATTCTATTTCGGAACCGGAATTATTTTATCTGCAGTCTTTATTCATGCCTTTCTTAGCAACCCGAAGAAAACAACCATCATTTGA
- a CDS encoding penicillin acylase family protein: MKKIFFSLLVAVCTFSAQSAYIYRKENVTIVRDTFGVPHIYGKADADAAYGLAWAHSEDAFKLIQYNLLSSKNMLGSVLGKNGVLIDYAIQFFGVDTLVENRYENDLSPEFRKVVEGYTQGVNDYASKHPEEVLVKNTFPFSPQDVIKGYVTLGILLAGAGMDLKAIKENLTTEFFQPNEKGSGSNAMVLAPSRTEDGKIWLLVNSHQPVEGQMAWYEAHINSSEGWNCLGGLFPGGVSVFVGCNEHLGWAHTTDYHNFGDVYKMKLSAGKKRYWYDGAWKDFSYKPVHLKIKLGAIRIPVRRKIPVCEYGPVFKTKQGWYALRYPSASDIRGAEEWFKMNKAANLEEFQQVLKMDALPLFNTTYGDKEGNIFFISDGKIPLRDSTLDWQRPVAGTSSRYRWTQLLSYERKIKYLNPECGFLFNCNGTPLQATAYDENSKDYFVGLQMFTYNRNERFSSLLNEHTGKFTWEDFKRIKFDLSYEPDGRYKRNFSALFTLDTSKYPELKDVIIKIKEWDLSGHSTDKNAGIAMLTNKFMNGRSKIPFAFLMIKEKPLSEEQVIDALSKAKNYLLKKFKTTDVELGHLQRLVRGNKSYPISGLSEVPRAVDTKYDKKLGIYKMTAGDGYMQFIKFGRENVEINTVSPFGASTHPDSKHYTDQMELFINGQTKKMSLRKEEVLNSAERSYHPWE; the protein is encoded by the coding sequence ATGAAAAAAATATTCTTTTCGTTACTTGTGGCAGTCTGTACTTTCTCGGCACAATCCGCCTATATCTACCGGAAAGAAAATGTAACCATTGTCCGGGATACATTCGGGGTGCCGCACATTTACGGTAAAGCGGATGCCGATGCGGCATATGGCCTGGCCTGGGCACATAGTGAAGATGCATTCAAATTGATACAGTATAATTTATTGTCTTCCAAAAATATGTTAGGAAGTGTATTGGGAAAAAATGGAGTGTTGATTGATTATGCGATACAGTTCTTCGGCGTTGATACACTGGTGGAAAACAGGTATGAAAACGATTTATCCCCTGAATTCAGGAAAGTGGTGGAAGGCTACACACAGGGAGTGAATGATTATGCGTCGAAACATCCGGAAGAGGTTTTGGTAAAAAACACCTTTCCGTTTTCACCACAGGATGTAATCAAAGGATATGTTACGTTAGGCATTCTGCTGGCAGGGGCGGGTATGGACTTAAAAGCCATAAAAGAGAATCTCACTACTGAATTTTTTCAACCCAATGAAAAAGGTTCGGGTTCCAATGCGATGGTACTTGCGCCTTCGCGGACAGAGGACGGTAAAATATGGCTGCTCGTCAACTCGCATCAGCCAGTTGAAGGACAGATGGCTTGGTACGAGGCGCATATCAACAGCAGCGAAGGTTGGAACTGTCTGGGAGGTTTATTCCCTGGTGGAGTATCTGTTTTTGTTGGATGCAACGAACATCTGGGCTGGGCGCACACCACTGATTACCATAATTTCGGGGATGTCTATAAAATGAAATTAAGTGCCGGTAAGAAACGGTACTGGTATGATGGCGCCTGGAAAGATTTCAGCTATAAGCCAGTCCATCTTAAAATAAAATTAGGTGCCATCAGGATTCCTGTCCGGCGTAAAATCCCTGTTTGTGAATACGGACCGGTCTTTAAAACCAAACAGGGCTGGTATGCCTTGCGTTATCCTTCCGCTTCCGATATTCGCGGTGCAGAGGAATGGTTTAAGATGAACAAAGCTGCTAATCTGGAGGAGTTTCAGCAGGTATTGAAAATGGATGCTTTGCCATTGTTTAATACCACCTATGGCGATAAAGAAGGTAATATCTTTTTTATTTCCGATGGTAAAATACCGCTCCGTGATTCGACACTTGACTGGCAGCGCCCGGTAGCGGGAACGTCGTCGCGGTATAGGTGGACACAACTGTTATCCTATGAACGAAAAATAAAATACCTGAACCCTGAATGCGGTTTTTTATTCAATTGCAATGGTACACCCTTGCAGGCCACTGCCTACGATGAAAATTCGAAAGATTATTTTGTCGGCTTGCAGATGTTCACCTATAACAGGAATGAACGCTTTTCCAGCCTGTTAAATGAACATACGGGTAAATTTACCTGGGAGGATTTTAAGCGTATTAAATTCGATTTGTCGTATGAGCCGGACGGCCGATACAAACGAAATTTCAGTGCGCTTTTCACACTGGATACATCTAAATATCCGGAACTGAAAGATGTCATTATTAAAATAAAAGAATGGGATCTAAGCGGACATTCAACGGACAAAAATGCCGGCATAGCCATGTTGACCAATAAATTCATGAATGGGAGGTCAAAGATTCCATTTGCTTTCTTGATGATAAAGGAAAAACCGCTATCGGAAGAACAGGTCATTGATGCTTTGTCAAAAGCCAAAAATTATTTGTTAAAAAAATTCAAAACTACAGATGTGGAATTAGGTCATTTGCAGCGTCTCGTCAGGGGCAATAAAAGCTACCCAATCAGTGGTTTGTCTGAGGTGCCCAGGGCGGTCGATACCAAGTATGATAAGAAGCTGGGTATTTACAAAATGACGGCAGGAGACGGCTATATGCAATTTATAAAATTTGGCAGAGAAAATGTTGAAATCAACACCGTTTCTCCGTTTGGTGCATCGACGCATCCGGATAGCAAACATTATACGGACCAAATGGAGTTATTTATAAACGGGCAAACCAAGAAAATGTCATTAAGAAAAGAAGAGGTTCTGAATAGTGCAGAACGTAGCTACCATCCGTGGGAGTAA
- a CDS encoding acyl-CoA thioesterase, with protein sequence MTFEQRAELSETHIFKAVFPNTTNHYDTLFGGTAMQLMDEVAFITATRFARQKMVTVTSDRIDFNIPIPSGTIIELIGKVVKMGNTSLDIKVEIFIELMNSDKRELAISGMFKFVAIGENKKPLKIDISTIKQD encoded by the coding sequence ATGACTTTCGAACAACGTGCGGAACTATCGGAAACACATATATTCAAGGCTGTATTTCCAAATACGACTAACCACTACGATACATTGTTTGGGGGCACGGCCATGCAATTAATGGATGAGGTGGCGTTTATAACCGCTACCCGTTTTGCCCGGCAAAAGATGGTAACCGTCACTTCCGACAGGATTGATTTCAACATTCCCATCCCGAGTGGCACTATCATTGAGTTGATTGGAAAAGTGGTAAAGATGGGCAATACCAGTCTGGATATCAAAGTGGAAATATTTATTGAACTTATGAACTCAGACAAACGGGAATTGGCCATTTCAGGCATGTTCAAGTTCGTGGCAATCGGAGAAAACAAGAAGCCGCTTAAAATTGATATTTCAACCATTAAACAAGATTAA
- a CDS encoding thioredoxin family protein — translation MKHLLFLIFTSLTILLAAEETGIRFEHDATWQQILDKAKKENKFILLDAYASWCGPCKWMAKEIFPRPEVGKTINPYYVSAKIDMEKGEGIELSKKYEVRNYPTYLFFDPNGNLVHRSLGSMMAKDFMQVCNDALDSTKQYVTLRNKYLQGQRDSAFLKQFSYIASNAQDSLSAMSMLKYFQANNNQLNSNTIQFIFALTASINDTGFNMILNNKDAFYKEIGKDKVDELLEELVWNEAKKAAKKGTDKDAFRKVIRQYLPDKTDLLCAEYELSLLKRTGNWKEYAVKAEKFANTYCQNDYERLNSIAYNLFENYTSKSVLESGLKLGLRSVELKSTFENNDTVARLYYKLNNKANAKQYAQKAYDLAKAAGEESYELEAFLKSLK, via the coding sequence ATGAAACACCTTTTATTCTTAATTTTCACTTCACTCACAATTCTATTAGCCGCGGAAGAAACAGGTATCCGGTTTGAACACGATGCCACCTGGCAGCAAATACTGGATAAAGCGAAGAAAGAAAATAAATTCATACTGCTGGATGCCTATGCCAGCTGGTGCGGCCCCTGCAAATGGATGGCGAAAGAGATATTTCCAAGGCCGGAAGTTGGAAAAACCATAAACCCATACTATGTGAGTGCCAAAATCGATATGGAAAAAGGGGAAGGCATTGAATTGTCCAAAAAATATGAAGTTCGAAATTATCCTACCTATCTATTCTTTGACCCGAATGGTAATCTGGTACACCGTAGCCTTGGTTCCATGATGGCTAAGGATTTCATGCAGGTCTGCAACGATGCACTGGACTCCACCAAACAATATGTGACATTGAGAAACAAATACCTGCAAGGCCAGCGAGACAGCGCCTTTCTGAAACAGTTTTCCTATATTGCCTCCAATGCTCAGGACAGCCTGTCTGCCATGTCAATGCTGAAATATTTCCAGGCCAACAACAACCAGCTGAACAGCAATACCATTCAGTTTATTTTTGCATTGACCGCCAGCATCAATGATACAGGATTCAACATGATTTTAAATAACAAAGATGCATTCTATAAAGAAATAGGAAAAGACAAGGTAGATGAGTTACTGGAAGAATTGGTTTGGAATGAAGCCAAAAAAGCCGCAAAGAAAGGGACGGATAAAGATGCTTTCCGAAAAGTCATCCGGCAATACCTGCCGGACAAAACGGACCTGCTCTGTGCCGAATATGAATTGAGTTTGCTGAAACGAACTGGCAACTGGAAAGAATATGCGGTGAAGGCTGAAAAATTCGCGAACACTTACTGCCAGAATGACTATGAACGACTGAACAGCATCGCATATAATCTTTTTGAAAACTATACATCCAAGTCTGTTTTGGAATCAGGTCTTAAACTGGGTCTGCGATCGGTGGAATTGAAGAGTACGTTTGAAAACAACGACACTGTTGCCCGTTTGTATTACAAGCTAAATAACAAAGCGAATGCAAAGCAGTATGCACAAAAGGCATATGATTTGGCAAAAGCCGCCGGCGAAGAGTCCTATGAACTTGAGGCATTTCTGAAATCACTGAAATAG